The following is a genomic window from Neurospora crassa OR74A linkage group III, whole genome shotgun sequence.
CTTGCAAGGGATTTTGGGTTGGGCTCGAGTAAcagacatcatcatcatcatcatcatcatcgtcatcatcaccatcaccttgtttgtttgttcgtTTGTTTGCTTGTTGCGTCAAGACTTCAACACtctgtgttttttttttttttttttttttccctttatCATACCCGTTTATTTGCATTGCAAGTATGATcattatttctttttttgcttGGTCAAGTTTTATGAAATGTTGGCTTCGTGAAAAGAGGGTATCATTATTATTTGCAAGTTGCTGTTATATGTACTtcttatacctttatatccCCCCTTCTGATACCTGCGTTTCTATCCCCgactccttcttccactaTACCTGTATGTACAAGTAGCTATAGATACAAACTGAAGCAATTCACACATGGAAtacctacttactataaactGAGGATGATCCTCAACCACAGCCACAACCACGAAACTACAGGATCTATCTAATGAGCTCTCATTGTACCTAAGCCCCCCTTAAATCGCACTCGAATCTCAGAGAGGGCGTTTCAGTCATcactcttcctttcttcaaTGATCACATGCCCAAggaaaggtatatatatatatatatatatatatatatatatagtcaCTTAAGTACCTACTCATCACATGTCGTCATCTGTCTGACGTTAGAGACATTTACACTAATTAAGTTAGCGATCTTCACCCGGGATAAGGTCAAGGTAGGCTGGAGTTAGCCGGGGTTTAAAGAAATGGGCCAGGGTGCCTCCAGGTCGAAGCCAGGGGTACGCGCCAATGCCGAAACATTCTGCTtggaagtaaacaaaccaaAGAATATGCATACAACTCGAGAGATGCCAAAAAAAAGGCCGGATTAGTACAAAGTTACATCTGCAGTCTTGATTTCAGTGATTGGGAAAGGTGTTTTTGACACGTCCTTTCATTCATTTTGTGAAAGCTGACACTACTAGTCAGTCAATCGGAGTTGTCTGTGAGAAAGCaaagatgaaaaaaaaaattgcaCAAAAAATTCAATTTGCCACAGCAATGCCATCCATGCCTGACAACCAACCACATAGAAGAAggcctccctcccccctccctctccctctctctctttccctctctgacacacacacacacacacacaatcCGTCCGCGCGCCTACCTACGAGCTCCCACCGCCAGCCTGACCATCACCGCCAAACCCAGGGATTCCCGCGTTAATGATCTTCAATGCCTCCTTACCCTTGGGCGCCGTCGTCAGATTTTCGTACCCGTCCTTGGTGACCAGGATGCAGTCCTCGATGCGCACGCCGCCAATGTCCCAGTACTTGTCTAGTaccttggtgttgatgtaCTTTGCGTGATCGGGgttggagaggaagaaggattGGATGTAGGGGCGGTGGAAGTAACTTTGGGTTAGGGAGTTAGTCTTGCTGGAAGCTtctgaagaaagaaaaagagagaagagttgggggaggagaaaaagaagaagggggaaaagggaaggaaaatataCGAACATTCCAGGCTCAATGGTGACGACCATATTTTCCCTGAGTCTTTGCCTGCCCTTGtaaggtggtggaggcccGACGACGTTCTGCTCAACGTCATCCCTATCCATCATCGCCTCGCGATACATGGCCGCCAAGTCCTCGGGGGTGACTTGTTCCCTCTTCATGCGCCTTCTTGGTTCTTGAAAGCCCGGAACTCTTTGACTGTTCACGCCTGAAGAAGAAACGGTAGATCCAGTCAACAACAGCCTCTCCCTTCCACTAACATCATGCACCTCCAGTCCCACATGATGCCCCAACCCATGCGGGAAAAACGCCGCTACCGTCCCCCTCGCCAAAATCTCTGACCTCGTCCCGTTATACAAAATCCCCAGCTTCATCAGCTCCTCAACCGCAATCAAACACGCCACCAAATGCAGCTTGTAGTACAACCTCCCGGGTCTGATAGCGTCAATACACTCCCTCTGCatcctctccaccaccttgtatatctcctccccctcctttgTCCACTTTCCGTTCAACGGAAACGTCCTCGTCACATCACTGGCATAACACCCCCACTCACAGCCCGCGTCCAACAACATGGTCTGCCTCCCCTCCAGCGGCTCGTCGTTGGCGTCGTAGTGCAGCGTGCTAGCGTTGGGGCCCGAAGCGGCGATGACCGCGTACGATTGGTGCGGTGCGCCCTGCGAGATGCAGAACCCTTCGAAGACGGCGTGTGCTTCGCGCTCGTTAGTGAGGTGCTTGATCCGTTGAAGGACCATGCGGTGCGCGAGCGAGGTGAGGCTCACGGCGCGCCGGATGCGAGAGATTTCGTGCGGGGTTTTGATCACGCGCGCGGCTTCGAtggcggggaggagggaggtagTGTCGATTTTTAGTCCTCTAGATGCAGATCCATGCATGCCCTTGAAGAAGCTGTACTGCGGTGGCGAGGGCGAGAGTTTGGGAAGCTGGTCGGGGGAGAGGACGTAAAGaggtccgccgccgccgccgttttCGGGAGTCAGGACGGCATGGAGGTACGCGGTGAGGCCGTCAATGTAGCGGACGTCGGAGACGTCGGATTTGGACTTGGATTCGTCGATGGAGGGGGTGGTGCCGTACCATAGGGATAGGCGTGGGTCGTTACGGCGGATCCAAAGGATCAGCTCCTGGCGGGGGATGTCGTAGGTGACTGCGCAACCGGGAAAGTCGGCGCCGCTAAGGTAGAAGAAACTGGTAAAGTGTGGCAATTAGAGTTTTGTGTTCTTCTGGCGTGTTTTGGGGGCAGACAACTATCAAGACATACTGTCGTTGCTGCCGAAACGGTGGCCCCTGGTCCGAGTATGGATAGAGTGGTTCATCGAAGCCTCGGAGGTAAATGAGACCGCTCTTAGGCGCATCAAGCTCCTCAACCACCTTTTGTACATGGGTTTTAGCTGTATAAGAGATGGTAATCAACACCTGTAATGAATTGAAGGGGCTAATCAAGTTTACCTGGATACTTTCCAAGCTCCTCATGAAGCCACTTTTGGGAGAGAGGGTGCCCTGGAATGCGTGGTTGAGAAGTAATTGGAGACTTTATTCCCACACCTACGGACGCGGATGGTGCTGCGCCAGCGCTATGGATTCCATCCGTGCCTTCAACTACGATGTTCCTGGAGTTTAGTGGTCAGTTTCTGTAGATGAGCTGATCTCGACTTATTCTGTCAATGGGTGAGGGGAGTGGTGGGTGAGACGGATGCAGTCATgtgaggatggatggaacaCTTGACAAACGGACAGAGATGCGGACgagtgggaggagggagatatAGGGCCACGGATGGAAAAAGACTTTAGAGTGTAGATGCAAAGGAAAGGCTGAACAAACACAATATCGAATTCATCGTCCTCGACGAGATTGTAATGAATTTCATGTTCTTGACCTGAGTTGGCCATGACGGTCTGCTAATGTGTCGGTCCCTGTTGTTGacaatgatgatggtgatgataaGCTGAACGAACTTCTCGCACTTGGGGGTGTGGGCCCTTTGTCGGCGAGGTAAACAAGTTACTTTAAGATTGCGGATGAACTCCCTGAAAATGAAGTTGTTGGTGGAGAGAGGAATGACTCTCGGAGAAGGTCCGACCGACAACACTTGTTCACTCGTTGCACTCTCGATGCGGAGAAGTGGGGTTATCCGGATAGTGGTTGGTGTAGTCAGCAGTCTATGGTAGGGCATCAGAATGCTCCCGAAATATGAATGCATGGCAGAAATTGTTCAAATCTGACCTTGAAGGTGTGGAAGCCCAAGACATCAAAgctaaggtaggtaacgtATTAATGCTCCAATTACGTGAAAGTTGGTCATTTTGATGTCTTGAGATCTTGCTCGCTTCCATCAGGCGATATCAACGCCTGTTGAAGCGcttcaaccctaacccttccGCTTTTTATGGCATGGAAATCATGAATCCCCGTTATCGTTTCGGGTTGTTAAAAGCGGATAGAGCATAGTGTAGCTTACCTCTAGTTAACGAGATAGCAAACGGCAAGCCACTGGGGAAGGAATTGGTTTATGTGACGGGGTGTTGTGGGTAACGTCGGATTCAAGAGAGACTAAACAGCGCCATTTTGAGTTGAATAATCGAGAATACGATAGTTGTGattaggtatttatattttctcTTTGTATTCCTGTTCCTTACTCATGACTCCCATACAAACTCTCCAGATACGAACTGGTACCTAAAGAACTCCGTGAGGAAATTTTGAAGTGATCGAAACCCCTTCGACTGTATTATGCTGATATGAGAAGCCGGGTATCAGAACCGCATCCTCACCGCCATTGTACTAGGCTGTGCCTATCATTCACGCATGGCGGACTGAATAGTTTTTCATGCCGCCTGTCgtccttcctccttcgtaATCCTCTATTCTCGTCCGCGTTCTATCCCTCCTATGACTCTGCCGCTCTTCTTTCGGCGCCGTAAAAGTCCGCTGTTGTTCTGGCCCCACCGTCTTGGTGCTAGCGTGCTCCACGATCCCGCCTAGTGAATTGATTTCAAAGTAGATTGGAGAAGATCAGATCTATCCATTTCGCTCGGTGGTGATACCGCCGGGGCGCTGTTGCTCCCCCTGATACCACCTAGCTTGCATACACAAGCtgattttcttcttcatctcaaATGGCATAGGCGATATCTGCATGATTGCCATGCTCTCCATCTCTTCAGATTTGTGATAAATTTCGTGATTTTGCCAAGTTGGTGGTTTGTTTTTCTGATAAGAATGCCTGACTGGGGACTCAGTGGCGGAAGATCTGCTGGTCTTTTCAACGCAGCCAAGTTGTCACCAAGCTAGAATCCTGGACGTAGCTCAATTCTTCATTCATGTCGTCCACCGACCAAGCCGCCCCTATGTTCCTTGTGTTTAAATCATCGGTATCCCCCAGCCCCTGGCGGCGCCCCTCCACCCCCAAGGATATCCTCCCATTCGCCCCTAAAAATTCCCTCCATCATATCGCTCTGCTGGTGTCGCTGCTGATGATGAAGTCCCGGgtgctgatgttgatgtgaCTGATTTGCATGTCGCTGATGCATACtcggatgttgttgttgttgttgtccccGCCCTGGTCCCGACCCCGGTCTTCCATCTTGCccgtgttgctgttgctgctgttgctgctgttgccgttGTTGATGCTGGAGTTGCAAGTTCAGCATTGTTGTGTAGGACATTTGCGCTGCAGGATCCAAAACCCCAGCGTGCGGCGGCTCTGGCCCGCCGTGTTGCATCAGGTAGGGCGCTACTGGGCCCAGTACTTGTCCTTCAATACTGCCGTCGTCGTAGAAGCCGGACATGTAAAGCTGCATGTTATCTGGTCCGGCGGCCCCGGGCGTTGGTCCCACAGATCCGGCCGAGATGGGTGGCGGTGGCTGGCCAGATACTGCGTGAtgcccccctcctcctgttTGGTCGAGCAGTGGCGTGGGATAGGCGAAAGGGTCCCCAGAGGGAAACATCATGGCATCCAGCTTATAGAGCGCCCCGGTTGTAGGTGTTTGGGCTTGTTGGAAGCCGCTCTGTTGGCGATGATGCTGTTGTCTGTGCATGACTGGCGGCGCTCCAGGGTTCGAGCTTGTGTCAGAGCCCGTCATACTGCTCATGTCTAGTGGCAGCAGGTCTTGAAAAGCCGTAACCTGCGTCGCAAAGTGGTGACCAGGCATGCCAGGCTGGTGAAGTGCCACAGTGTCGAATGAAGTTGTTCGCTGGGGATGGCGGTGATGGGTCTCTCTTCGAACGGGGCCGCTTTGTGGACGGACAATTTCATCGGATCTCCGCTGAGGCAAGGTATCGTGTAGTATAGTCTGAGCATGGCTAGAGATGGAGTTGCTGCCCGCCTTGGATCCAGGGGCGTATGACCTCTTCTTTGTTGGTGCAGGTCGGTGGGTACCATTCTTGAGTTGCTCTGGCAGTTGGTCGAAGAGTGTCTAGGGACATGGAAGTCATCAATAAAAGGGGTTCATGACAACTTGCTAGGAGTAGATGTACTTACGTTCAAGGCGGTCGTTACCCGATCTGCCGCCAAGCTTCTCTGGGTCAGATTGGCTATCACATCCCTACCGGCTTTGGCATCCGCAAGGATCTCGGCGGACCCGGTCTTGTCTGGATTTTCTAGAACGTAGTAGACCAGAGAGAGGATCGCGAAGAATTGCGTATAAAGAAGGAACCAGTACGGCCCGATCAGGTGGGCTTGTTTCTGAATCTCCAAGCCAATGTGGACAATGTTGCGAGACACACTGATCCCAGCGGCAGCACAGTTGTAGTATCGGTCGTCGATTCTCTTGCCTGCTGTCATGCGAGCGGAGACATAATGCAAGAACGGCCTGTACAGCATCATTTGCACGTGGCCATATGCGAAGCGTAAGAGGGTTCGAACACTGTTATGATACCGAGTTAGTAAGCCACCCGTACACTTCCCTTGTTGGAAATTGTCCACCTACCGAATCACCTCtatatcgtcgtcgtcgggaCCAGGCCGCCAATACCGCGGTAATTGGTCAAACCACTCGTGTAGTTGTCGCTCAATCTCTTTGATCCGCGCATAACTGATAGTGTAGGTGGCCATTTCGTTGTCGCTTTTCAGAGCACAATCTTCCACGCCCTTGACTGGATAAATGAACTTGATAAGTCGAGCCAAAATACCCATCAGCCTATGATGGGCATTGAATGCCTGGAGAAAGGATGGGCGTTCGTCCGGATCCGGCGTGAGTATCGCATCTTTGGTTATATACTTGTCGTCCACCTCCGTCGGCAGTGGTTGGTCGATATCGTCGGCGTGGAGTAAGACTGGGAACCCAAGAATAGCTGAAACGTATATATCGATCTGCCGCACCACGTGGAACACCCTCCGCCTGGTTTGTTCTTCGATAGGGGTAAGCCTGGCATGCCGCAAGTGACGATGAAGCCCCATGCGTATACAGGAGCGCAAGGCGATTCCCAAGAAAGCATAACAGGCGCTCATATTCGATGAAGCTTGTAAGAAGAGAATCATGAAGACAAGCCCCTGGAGCGAGGTCATGTCTCGGCATTCCGCGATGTCTTGCAGTAGCAATCGTGCAGATGTGTAGTATTTGATCCTGTCAAAATCTTGTCAGACATATCGGTTGGTAACCCGACCATGAGTCAGAAGATGATTTAACTTACCCTTCCTCCATTGCTGCCTGATGAGTCGTAGGATTTCCCGGATTCTCGTCAATGTTGTACATGGTTCCGAGCGCCATGACAGCATACAACAGACCCAAAAATCTATGTTCTTCGATTCCCCAGCTATCTTGGGGCTTCTCGTATAACCTGTCGAGTGATTCGTAGAACGTCGGCTTGTGCACAACCCGGAGAAGGCAAGTAGCGCAGCTGAATGCGTAATAGCACAGAGTTTGGACCGTAGTTAAGGGGGGTAGTTCGTAGACATTTGGTACAGATGACGCTTCCCAAGGTGATCCAGCCGTGGTTTGGGGAGAATTGAGACTGAAGAGGCCGGTCTTCTCAGCTTTTCGGAATAGAAACGGAATGCTGTGTTCGTTGCTTAGTAGGCCCTTGAAGTGCTCCTTCATGCGTCCGAAGAAAACAGCGCCGGAAGAGATGCCGCGAAAGTCGCACTCGCCGTCCTCCTTCATGTCGAGTTGCCCGATTGCATCGATCATGGACATGATTTGTGCATCCTGGGCCTCGGGCTCTTTTGGGGCGGCTTCGCCTTTCAGTTTGGCAGCCCGCGCTCTTGCCTGTTCCCTAGCCCGAAACTCTTGCTGGATTGCCGGGTCGAGATTAGGGTCGGCCAGGTCTATGTCCGGGACGAACTTGCGCAGCAAAGACTCGGCACGCTGAAGTCGGCTCTCGAGTGCCTCAATGTACTGTGGCGCAGGATTTCTGCGTCGGTTAGACGGCTTGTCATATGTACAGTCTGGGAGTCTCGTCAGCAGGGGTCGGCCAGAAACATCGGGGAGAGCTAGAAGCGGTGTCTGTGTTACCATAGCTGTAGATTGAACAGTGTGAG
Proteins encoded in this region:
- a CDS encoding xaa-Pro dipeptidase, variant, which codes for MRSLESIQVNLISPFNSLQVLITISYTAKTHVQKVVEELDAPKSGLIYLRGFDEPLYPYSDQGPPFRQQRHFFYLSGADFPGCAVTYDIPRQELILWIRRNDPRLSLWYGTTPSIDESKSKSDVSDVRYIDGLTAYLHAVLTPENGGGGGPLYVLSPDQLPKLSPSPPQYSFFKGMHGSASRGLKIDTTSLLPAIEAARVIKTPHEISRIRRAVSLTSLAHRMVLQRIKHLTNEREAHAVFEGFCISQGAPHQSYAVIAASGPNASTLHYDANDEPLEGRQTMLLDAGCEWGCYASDVTRTFPLNGKWTKEGEEIYKVVERMQRECIDAIRPGRLYYKLHLVACLIAVEELMKLGILYNGTRSEILARGTVAAFFPHGLGHHVGLEVHDVSGRERLLLTGSTVSSSGVNSQRVPGFQEPRRRMKREQVTPEDLAAMYREAMMDRDDVEQNVVGPPPPYKGRQRLRENMVVTIEPGIYFHRPYIQSFFLSNPDHAKYINTKVLDKYWDIGGVRIEDCILVTKDGYENLTTAPKGKEALKIINAGIPGFGGDGQAGGGSS
- a CDS encoding xaa-Pro dipeptidase, producing the protein MANSGQEHEIHYNLVEDDEFDIVNIVVEGTDGIHSAGAAPSASVGVGIKSPITSQPRIPGHPLSQKWLHEELGKYPAKTHVQKVVEELDAPKSGLIYLRGFDEPLYPYSDQGPPFRQQRHFFYLSGADFPGCAVTYDIPRQELILWIRRNDPRLSLWYGTTPSIDESKSKSDVSDVRYIDGLTAYLHAVLTPENGGGGGPLYVLSPDQLPKLSPSPPQYSFFKGMHGSASRGLKIDTTSLLPAIEAARVIKTPHEISRIRRAVSLTSLAHRMVLQRIKHLTNEREAHAVFEGFCISQGAPHQSYAVIAASGPNASTLHYDANDEPLEGRQTMLLDAGCEWGCYASDVTRTFPLNGKWTKEGEEIYKVVERMQRECIDAIRPGRLYYKLHLVACLIAVEELMKLGILYNGTRSEILARGTVAAFFPHGLGHHVGLEVHDVSGRERLLLTGSTVSSSGVNSQRVPGFQEPRRRMKREQVTPEDLAAMYREAMMDRDDVEQNVVGPPPPYKGRQRLRENMVVTIEPGIYFHRPYIQSFFLSNPDHAKYINTKVLDKYWDIGGVRIEDCILVTKDGYENLTTAPKGKEALKIINAGIPGFGGDGQAGGGSS
- a CDS encoding C6 transcription factor; this encodes MQVKRTDKVMVDQRNTISSDASTSSGAVTEAARARQTRPASQPSNPSGNSTSTNGVSLSAGGSRNSPEMYEDDSLELSQHDHASPSESVKSSAHGPLKSESEDTPGDATGHASSEPPTLPVQKRRRVTRACDECRRKKIKCDGKQPCSHCSIYSYDCTYDKPSNRRRNPAPQYIEALESRLQRAESLLRKFVPDIDLADPNLDPAIQQEFRAREQARARAAKLKGEAAPKEPEAQDAQIMSMIDAIGQLDMKEDGECDFRGISSGAVFFGRMKEHFKGLLSNEHSIPFLFRKAEKTGLFSLNSPQTTAGSPWEASSVPNVYELPPLTTVQTLCYYAFSCATCLLRVVHKPTFYESLDRLYEKPQDSWGIEEHRFLGLLYAVMALGTMYNIDENPGNPTTHQAAMEEGIKYYTSARLLLQDIAECRDMTSLQGLVFMILFLQASSNMSACYAFLGIALRSCIRMGLHRHLRHARLTPIEEQTRRRVFHVVRQIDIYVSAILGFPVLLHADDIDQPLPTEVDDKYITKDAILTPDPDERPSFLQAFNAHHRLMGILARLIKFIYPVKGVEDCALKSDNEMATYTISYARIKEIERQLHEWFDQLPRYWRPGPDDDDIEVIRVRTLLRFAYGHVQMMLYRPFLHYVSARMTAGKRIDDRYYNCAAAGISVSRNIVHIGLEIQKQAHLIGPYWFLLYTQFFAILSLVYYVLENPDKTGSAEILADAKAGRDVIANLTQRSLAADRVTTALNTLFDQLPEQLKNGTHRPAPTKKRSYAPGSKAGSNSISSHAQTILHDTLPQRRSDEIVRPQSGPVRRETHHRHPQRTTSFDTVALHQPGMPGHHFATQVTAFQDLLPLDMSSMTGSDTSSNPGAPPVMHRQQHHRQQSGFQQAQTPTTGALYKLDAMMFPSGDPFAYPTPLLDQTGGGGHHAVSGQPPPPISAGSVGPTPGAAGPDNMQLYMSGFYDDGSIEGQVLGPVAPYLMQHGGPEPPHAGVLDPAAQMSYTTMLNLQLQHQQRQQQQQQQQQHGQDGRPGSGPGRGQQQQQHPSMHQRHANQSHQHQHPGLHHQQRHQQSDMMEGIFRGEWEDILGGGGAPPGAGGYR